In a single window of the Cucumis melo cultivar AY chromosome 11, USDA_Cmelo_AY_1.0, whole genome shotgun sequence genome:
- the LOC103490488 gene encoding indole-3-acetic acid-amido synthetase GH3.6-like isoform X1 — protein MSNFEEKWLDEKDKEALQYIEDITTKADEIQRQILNEILSKNANVEYLQKHGLDASTDSSTFKKLIPLVYYQQLRPYIARIADGDDSSILCSNPITEFFKSSGTSGEEHKLIPMYEQEFVRRLSFFSYITPRMKQLFPNINWHKAKGLNFHFAKPEFKTKGGIVVRSIFTNLHKRSSNLRSMPSGNNTSPDDIILCTDSYQSLYCQLLCGLYQNDVVFRVSALFASTLIHVFKFLENHWIDLATDIRTRTINPKITSSSVRESVMKIVVKPNPEVADLIENECGKGRWEGIITRLWPNAKYINAVVTGSMSQYIPLLNYYTNNLPIVSDHYGSSECFLGLNLDPLCNPDEVSYTLIPTMAYFEFLPIDMLNPKGEVNQRLVDLVDVKLGHEYELVITTFAGLYRYCMGDVVRVTGFKNKAPNFSFVRRKNVVLNISNEKTDEAGLHKAVEEGGRVMKQFGATIVDYTTYADISTIPGHYVLYWELTLDDLKEQNLNYIPCSVFEDCCLAIENSLNLLYRLARSHEKCINPLEIKIVKAGTFEKLMQLALNRGASITQYKTPRCLNSSQIHIIQLLESNLVSNYFSKNYPNLE, from the exons ATGTCCAATTTTGAAGAGAAGTGGTTGGATGAGAAAGATAAAGAAGCATTACAATACATTGAAGATATCACAACCAAAGCCGACGAAATCCAACGAcaaattttaaatgaaattCTGTCAAAAAATGCTAATGTTGAATACTTGCAAAAACATGGCCTTGATGCCTCTACAGATTCGTCAACCTTCAAAAAACTTATACCTCTTGTCTATTACCAACAATTAAGACCTTATATAGCTCGTATTGCTGACGGCGATGATTCCTCAATCCTATGCTCAAATCCCATTACAGAGTTCTTTAAAAG CTCTGGGACATCTGGAGAAGAACACAAGTTAATTCCAATGTATGAACAAGAGTTTGTAAGAAGGTTGTCTTTTTTCAGCTATATAACGCCAAGGATGAAACAGTTGTTTCCAAATATCAATTGGCACAAAGCCAAAGGATTGAATTTTCATTTCGCAAAGCCTGAGTTTAAGACAAAAGGCGGGATTGTTGTTCGTTCTATATTTACAAATTTGCACAAAAGATCATCAAATCTAAGAAGTATGCCAAGTGGGAATAACACAAGCCCAGATGACATTATTCTCTGCACGGACTCATATCAAAGCCTATACTGTCAGCTTCTTTGTGGGCTTTACCAAAACGACGTAGTTTTCCGTGTTAGTGCTCTTTTTGCCTCTACTTTGATCCATGTTTTTAAGTTCCTTGAAAATCATTGGATTGATTTGGCTACTGATATACGAACAAGAACAATTAATCCCAAAATTACAAGCTCATCAGTGAGGGAATCAGTAATGAAGATTGTTGTAAAACCCAATCCTGAAGTTGCGGATTTGATTGAAAATGAATGTGGGAAAGGAAGATGGGAAGGAATTATTACAAGATTGTGGCCAAATGCTAAATATATTAATGCTGTTGTGACGGGAAGCATGTCACAATACATTCCATTGTTAAATTACTATACAAATAATCTCCCTATTGTTTCTGACCATTATGGTTCTTCAGAATGTTTCCTTGGCTTAAACTTAGATCCGTTGTGTAATCCTGATGAAGTGTCCTACACTTTGATCCCCACCATGGCGTATTTCGAGTTCTTGCCAATCGATATGTTAAATCCCAAAGGAGAAGTAAACCAACGATTAGTCGATCTTGTCGATGTCAAGTTAGGACATGAATATGAGCTCGTCATCACCACTTTTGCTG GGCTGTACCGTTATTGCATGGGCGACGTTGTTCGGGTGACAGGATTTAAAAATAAAGCCCCAAATTTTAGTTTTGTACGCAGAAAAAACGTGGTTCTAAACATTAGTAATGAGAAAACAGATGAAGCAGGGCTTCATAAGGCTGTAGAAGAAGGTGGTCGTGTAATGAAGCAATTTGGGGCAACAATTGTGGATTACACAACCTATGCTGATATCTCAACAATTCCTGGACACTATGTGTTGTACTGGGAACTAACTTTGGATGACCTTAAggaacaaaatttaaattacattcCATGTTCAGTATTTGAGGATTGTTGCCTTGCCATTGAAAACTCACTTAATCTACTCTACCGCCTAGCACGATCTCATGAAAAATGTATCAACCCATTGGAAATTAAGATTGTCAAAGCTGGAACTTTTGAAAAGCTCATGCAGTTGGCGCTCAATCGAGGTGCTTCAATCACTCAATACAAGACACCTCGATGTTTAAATTCATCACAAATCCATATCATTCAGCTTTTGGAATCAAACCTTGTttccaattattttagtaaaaacTACCCTAATTTGGAATAG
- the LOC103490488 gene encoding indole-3-acetic acid-amido synthetase GH3.6-like isoform X2 has translation MSNFEEKWLDEKDKEALQYIEDITTKADEIQRQILNEILSKNANVEYLQKHGLDASTDSSTFKKLIPLVYYQQLRPYIARIADGDDSSILCSNPITEFFKSYITPRMKQLFPNINWHKAKGLNFHFAKPEFKTKGGIVVRSIFTNLHKRSSNLRSMPSGNNTSPDDIILCTDSYQSLYCQLLCGLYQNDVVFRVSALFASTLIHVFKFLENHWIDLATDIRTRTINPKITSSSVRESVMKIVVKPNPEVADLIENECGKGRWEGIITRLWPNAKYINAVVTGSMSQYIPLLNYYTNNLPIVSDHYGSSECFLGLNLDPLCNPDEVSYTLIPTMAYFEFLPIDMLNPKGEVNQRLVDLVDVKLGHEYELVITTFAGLYRYCMGDVVRVTGFKNKAPNFSFVRRKNVVLNISNEKTDEAGLHKAVEEGGRVMKQFGATIVDYTTYADISTIPGHYVLYWELTLDDLKEQNLNYIPCSVFEDCCLAIENSLNLLYRLARSHEKCINPLEIKIVKAGTFEKLMQLALNRGASITQYKTPRCLNSSQIHIIQLLESNLVSNYFSKNYPNLE, from the exons ATGTCCAATTTTGAAGAGAAGTGGTTGGATGAGAAAGATAAAGAAGCATTACAATACATTGAAGATATCACAACCAAAGCCGACGAAATCCAACGAcaaattttaaatgaaattCTGTCAAAAAATGCTAATGTTGAATACTTGCAAAAACATGGCCTTGATGCCTCTACAGATTCGTCAACCTTCAAAAAACTTATACCTCTTGTCTATTACCAACAATTAAGACCTTATATAGCTCGTATTGCTGACGGCGATGATTCCTCAATCCTATGCTCAAATCCCATTACAGAGTTCTTTAAAAG CTATATAACGCCAAGGATGAAACAGTTGTTTCCAAATATCAATTGGCACAAAGCCAAAGGATTGAATTTTCATTTCGCAAAGCCTGAGTTTAAGACAAAAGGCGGGATTGTTGTTCGTTCTATATTTACAAATTTGCACAAAAGATCATCAAATCTAAGAAGTATGCCAAGTGGGAATAACACAAGCCCAGATGACATTATTCTCTGCACGGACTCATATCAAAGCCTATACTGTCAGCTTCTTTGTGGGCTTTACCAAAACGACGTAGTTTTCCGTGTTAGTGCTCTTTTTGCCTCTACTTTGATCCATGTTTTTAAGTTCCTTGAAAATCATTGGATTGATTTGGCTACTGATATACGAACAAGAACAATTAATCCCAAAATTACAAGCTCATCAGTGAGGGAATCAGTAATGAAGATTGTTGTAAAACCCAATCCTGAAGTTGCGGATTTGATTGAAAATGAATGTGGGAAAGGAAGATGGGAAGGAATTATTACAAGATTGTGGCCAAATGCTAAATATATTAATGCTGTTGTGACGGGAAGCATGTCACAATACATTCCATTGTTAAATTACTATACAAATAATCTCCCTATTGTTTCTGACCATTATGGTTCTTCAGAATGTTTCCTTGGCTTAAACTTAGATCCGTTGTGTAATCCTGATGAAGTGTCCTACACTTTGATCCCCACCATGGCGTATTTCGAGTTCTTGCCAATCGATATGTTAAATCCCAAAGGAGAAGTAAACCAACGATTAGTCGATCTTGTCGATGTCAAGTTAGGACATGAATATGAGCTCGTCATCACCACTTTTGCTG GGCTGTACCGTTATTGCATGGGCGACGTTGTTCGGGTGACAGGATTTAAAAATAAAGCCCCAAATTTTAGTTTTGTACGCAGAAAAAACGTGGTTCTAAACATTAGTAATGAGAAAACAGATGAAGCAGGGCTTCATAAGGCTGTAGAAGAAGGTGGTCGTGTAATGAAGCAATTTGGGGCAACAATTGTGGATTACACAACCTATGCTGATATCTCAACAATTCCTGGACACTATGTGTTGTACTGGGAACTAACTTTGGATGACCTTAAggaacaaaatttaaattacattcCATGTTCAGTATTTGAGGATTGTTGCCTTGCCATTGAAAACTCACTTAATCTACTCTACCGCCTAGCACGATCTCATGAAAAATGTATCAACCCATTGGAAATTAAGATTGTCAAAGCTGGAACTTTTGAAAAGCTCATGCAGTTGGCGCTCAATCGAGGTGCTTCAATCACTCAATACAAGACACCTCGATGTTTAAATTCATCACAAATCCATATCATTCAGCTTTTGGAATCAAACCTTGTttccaattattttagtaaaaacTACCCTAATTTGGAATAG
- the LOC103490489 gene encoding protein CONSERVED ONLY IN THE GREEN LINEAGE 160, chloroplastic isoform X2: MAVLNYISATSTPISQDSSISPPIPDPRQTKVILPKKKPEKWSTGIAPGDYGGPPTTTKLRKYWGGEKDDPLTSDDYIWNREFMGRMKKFVKDQPDDLSHTVNKPKDDKPSGFLSLNRVTTLDSLDVDLSKELSAPPMPRSEDLVEKNIPIGHRKSPRWKLAPTRHEQEKWDRAYKAATGGSDVMFQELRRPQGDPEALAALSMEQYFKLKKKMQILTLAIGGVGLISAYVSYSPEVAASFGAGLIGSLVYIRMLGNSVDSLADGAKGLVKGAVAQPRLLVPVILVMIYNRWNGL, encoded by the exons ATGGCCGTTCTCAACTACATCTCAGCTACCTCCACTCCTATCTCCCAGGATTCTTCAATTTCACCTCCAATACCCGACCCAAGGCAAACCAAGGTCATCCTCCCCAAAAAAAAGCCCGAAAAATGGTCCACCGGTATTGCCCCGGGGGACTACGGCGGCCCCCCTACCACTACCAAGCTCCGTAAGTACTGGGGTGGTGAAAAAGATGACCCTTTAACCTCTGATGATTATATCTGGAATAGAGAATTCATGGGCCGGATGAAAAAGTTTGTCAAAGACCAACCTGATGACTTATCTCATACGGTCAATAAACCTAAG GACGACAAGCCTTCTGGATTTCTTAGCTTGAATAGAGTCACGACTCTTGATAG TTTGGATGTTGATTTGAGCAAAGAACTATCGGCTCCTCCAATGCCTAGGTCAGAGGATTTGGTCGAGAAAAACATTCCG ATTGGCCACCGAAAGTCACCCAGATGGAAGTTAGCACCGACAAGGCATGAGCAAGAGAAGTGGGATAGGGCATATAAGGCAGCTACTGGAGGCAGT GATGTGATGTTTCAAGAATTGAGACGGCCTCAAGGGGATCCAGAAGCATTGGCTGCGTTATCCATGGAACAGTATTTTAAG TTAAAGAAGAAGATGCAAATTTTAACACTGGCAATAGGAGGTGTTGGTTTGATCTCAGCTTATGTTTCATATTCTCCAGAAGTTGCTGCTAG CTTTGGTGCTGGGCTAATTGGTTCTCTTGTGTACATACGGATGCTGGGGAATAGTGTGGATTCTCTGGCAGATGGAGCAAAAGGACTTGTTAA GGGAGCCGTTGCACAACCACGATTATTAGTTCCAGTCATATTGGTGATGATATATAACCGTTGGAATGG GCTATAG
- the LOC103490489 gene encoding protein CONSERVED ONLY IN THE GREEN LINEAGE 160, chloroplastic isoform X1: MAVLNYISATSTPISQDSSISPPIPDPRQTKVILPKKKPEKWSTGIAPGDYGGPPTTTKLRKYWGGEKDDPLTSDDYIWNREFMGRMKKFVKDQPDDLSHTVNKPKDDKPSGFLSLNRVTTLDSLDVDLSKELSAPPMPRSEDLVEKNIPIGHRKSPRWKLAPTRHEQEKWDRAYKAATGGSDVMFQELRRPQGDPEALAALSMEQYFKLKKKMQILTLAIGGVGLISAYVSYSPEVAASFGAGLIGSLVYIRMLGNSVDSLADGAKGLVKGAVAQPRLLVPVILVMIYNRWNGILVEDYGVMQLQLIPMLVGFFTYKVATFVQAIEEALTVVKNKPQA; the protein is encoded by the exons ATGGCCGTTCTCAACTACATCTCAGCTACCTCCACTCCTATCTCCCAGGATTCTTCAATTTCACCTCCAATACCCGACCCAAGGCAAACCAAGGTCATCCTCCCCAAAAAAAAGCCCGAAAAATGGTCCACCGGTATTGCCCCGGGGGACTACGGCGGCCCCCCTACCACTACCAAGCTCCGTAAGTACTGGGGTGGTGAAAAAGATGACCCTTTAACCTCTGATGATTATATCTGGAATAGAGAATTCATGGGCCGGATGAAAAAGTTTGTCAAAGACCAACCTGATGACTTATCTCATACGGTCAATAAACCTAAG GACGACAAGCCTTCTGGATTTCTTAGCTTGAATAGAGTCACGACTCTTGATAG TTTGGATGTTGATTTGAGCAAAGAACTATCGGCTCCTCCAATGCCTAGGTCAGAGGATTTGGTCGAGAAAAACATTCCG ATTGGCCACCGAAAGTCACCCAGATGGAAGTTAGCACCGACAAGGCATGAGCAAGAGAAGTGGGATAGGGCATATAAGGCAGCTACTGGAGGCAGT GATGTGATGTTTCAAGAATTGAGACGGCCTCAAGGGGATCCAGAAGCATTGGCTGCGTTATCCATGGAACAGTATTTTAAG TTAAAGAAGAAGATGCAAATTTTAACACTGGCAATAGGAGGTGTTGGTTTGATCTCAGCTTATGTTTCATATTCTCCAGAAGTTGCTGCTAG CTTTGGTGCTGGGCTAATTGGTTCTCTTGTGTACATACGGATGCTGGGGAATAGTGTGGATTCTCTGGCAGATGGAGCAAAAGGACTTGTTAA GGGAGCCGTTGCACAACCACGATTATTAGTTCCAGTCATATTGGTGATGATATATAACCGTTGGAATGG CATTCTTGTTGAAGATTATGGAGTTATGCAGTTACAGTTGATACCAATGCTAGTTGGATTCTTCACATACAAGGTTGCTACGTTTGTTCAGGCTATAGAGGAGGCACTTACCGTTGTTAAGAACAAGCCGCAAGCCTAG